In Mobula hypostoma chromosome 11, sMobHyp1.1, whole genome shotgun sequence, the following are encoded in one genomic region:
- the LOC134353906 gene encoding histone H2B 7-like, with protein sequence MPDQPKAPKKGAKKAVSKAKGTKKRRRSRRETYSIYVYKVMKQVHPDTGISSKAMTIMNSFVNDIFERIAGEASRLAHYNKRSTITSREIQTAVRLLLPGELAKHAVSEGTKAVTKYTSSK encoded by the coding sequence ATGCCTGATCAGCCCAAAGCTCCCAAGAAAGGCGCCAAGAAAGCCGTGTCCAAAGCCAAGGGCACCAAGAAGCGCAGGAGGTCGAGGAGGGAGACCTACTCCATCTACGTCTACAAGGTGATGAAGCAGGTTCACCCCGACACCGGCATCTCCTCCAAGGCCATGACCATCATGAACTCGTTCGTGAACGATATTTTCGAGCGCATCGCGGGCGAGGCTTCCCGTCTGGCCCATTACAACAAGCGGTCGACCATCACCTCTCGGGAGATCCAGACCGCCGTGCGCCTGCTGCTGCCCGGGGAGCTGGCCAAGCACGCCGTGTCGGAAGGGACAAAGGCGGTCACCAAGTACACCAGCTCCAAGTGA